A single Vigna radiata var. radiata cultivar VC1973A chromosome 8, Vradiata_ver6, whole genome shotgun sequence DNA region contains:
- the LOC106769662 gene encoding probable inorganic phosphate transporter 1-3 → MAGELRVLNALDVAKTQWYHFTAIVIAGMGFFTDAYDLFCISLVTKLLGRLYYTEPGAPKPGTLPPRVQASVTGVALCGTLAGQLFFGWLGDKLGRKRVYGLTLVLMVVCSLASGLSFGSTPKGVLATLCFFRFWLGFGIGGDYPLSATIMSEYANKKTRGAFIAAVFAMQGFGILAGGIVALIVSYAYDQKYNLPTYEQNPEASIVQSFDYVWRIILMFGAIPAALTYYWRMKMPETARYTALVAKNAKQAASDMSKVLQVELEAEEEKVQKLTQGESHRYGLFSKEFLRRHGLHLVGTTTTWFLLDIAFYSQNLFQKDIFSAIGWIPPAKTMNAIHEVYRIARAQTLIALCSTVPGYWFTVFLIDHIGRFAIQLIGFFFMTVFMFALAIPYDHWTEKANRIGFVVIYSLTFFFANFGPNATTFVVPAEIFPARLRSTCHGISAAAGKAGAIVGAFGFLYAAQSKDPKKTDAGYPTGIGVKNSLIVLGVINLLGMLFTLLVPESKGKSLEELSGENDGSADAEPEVSDRTNRV, encoded by the exons ATGGCAGGAGAACTAAGAGTGTTGAATGCACTTGATGTGGCGAAGACACAATGGTACCACTTCACAGCAATTGTGATAGCAGGAATGGGTTTCTTCACTGATGCCTATGACCTCTTCTGCATTTCCCTGGTTACTAAGCTGTTAGGGAGACTATACTACACAGAACCAGGTGCACCAAAGCCAGGAACTCTTCCTCCAAGAGTTCAAGCTTCTGTCACTGGCGTTGCACTATGTGGAACCTTAGCTGGTCAACTATTCTTTGGTTGGCTTGGTGACAAATTGGGGAGAAAAAGGGTCTATGGTCTCACTCTTGTGCTCATGGTGGTGTGCTCCCTTGCCTCAGGACTCTCCTTTGGCTCCACTCCAAAGGGTGTCTTGGCCACACTTTGCTTCTTCAGATTCTGGCTAGGGTTTGGGATTGGTGGTGACTACCCTCTTTCTGCCACAATCATGTCTGAATACGCCAACAAAAAGACTCGTGGGGCATTCATTGCAGCAGTGTTTGCCATGCAAGGGTTTGGAATCTTGGCTGGTGGAATAGTCGCCTTGATTGTTTCTTATGCATATGACCAAAAGTACAACCTTCCCACATACGAACAAAATCCAGAAGCATCCATCGTGCAGTCATTTGACTATGTTTGGAGAATCATTTTGATGTTTGGTGCAATTCCGGCAGCACTGACCTACTACTGGCGCATGAAAATGCCTGAGACTGCACGTTACACAGCCCTTGTGGCCAAGAATGCAAAACAAGCTGCTTCAGACATGTCTAAAGTGTTGCAAGTGGAACTTGAAGCTGAAGAGGAGAAGGTGCAGAAACTGACACAGGGGGAGAGCCACAGATATGGTTTGTTCAGCAAGGAATTTCTCAGACGCCATGGCCTGCATTTGGTTGGAACCACCACCACTTGGTTCTTGTTGGACATAGCATTCTACAGCCAGAACCTCTTCCAAAAAGACATCTTCAGTGCAATTGGGTGGATCCCTCCAGCAAAGACAATGAATGCAATTCATGAG GTATACAGGATTGCAAGAGCACAAACACTGATAGCATTGTGCAGCACTGTGCCAGGTTACTGGTTCACAGTGTTTCTGATTGATCACATTGGCCGTTTTGCTATCCAATTGATTGGGTTCTTCTTCATGACAGTGTTCATGTTTGCTTTGGCTATACCATATGATCATTGGACTGAGAAAGCAAACAGAATAGGGTTTGTGGTGATATACTCCCTGACCTTTTTCTTTGCCAACTTTGGTCCAAATGCGACGACATTTGTTGTGCCAGCAGAGATCTTCCCAGCAAGGCTTAGGTCAACCTGTCATGGAATATCTGCAGCTGCAGGAAAGGCTGGTGCAATTGTGGGAGCATTTGGGTTCCTATATGCTGCACAAAGCAAGGACCCTAAAAAGACTGATGCAGGGTACCCTACAGGAATTGGGGTTAAGAACTCACTCATTGTGCTTGGTGTTATCAACTTGCTTGGAATGTTGTTCACCTTGTTGGTTCCAGAATCAAAGGGTAAGTCACTGGAGGAGTTGAGTGGGGAGAATGATGGAAGTGCTGATGCTGAGCCTGAAGTTTCTGATAGGACAAATCGTGTTTGA
- the LOC106770773 gene encoding serine/threonine-protein phosphatase alpha-3 isoform: protein MERGVLDGIINRLLQVRGRPGKQVQLSEGEIKQLCMVSRDIFLKQPNLLELEAPIKICGDIHGQYSDLLRLFEHGGLPPRSNYLFLGDYVDRGKQSLETICLLLAYKMKYPENFFLLRGNHECASINRVYGFYDECKRRFNVRLWKIFADCFNCMPVAAIIDEKIFCMHGGLSPELHNLSQINSLPRPTEVPESGLLCDLLWSDPSKDSEGWGENQRGVSYTFGASLVTQFLGKHDLDLICRAHQVVEDGYEFFANRQLVTIFSAPNYCGEFDNAGAMMTVDETLMCSFQILRPVENRKPKFGFGSKTSFKAILDATRVRPH from the exons ATGGAACGTGGAGTTCTTGATGGCATAATCAATAGACTGCTTCAAGTCAGAGGGAGACCAGGGAAACAGGTGCAGCTCTCAGAGGGAGAGATCAAACAGCTTTGTATGGTTTCTAGGGATATCTTCTTGAAGCAGCCCAATCTCTTAGAACTTGAAGCACCAATTAAGATATGTG GAGACATCCATGGTCAATATTCTGACCTTCTAAGACTTTTTGAGCATGGTGGTTTGCCTCCTCGCTCCAACTACTTATTCTTAGGTGATTATGTGGACCGTGGAAAGCAAAGTCTTGAGACAATATGTCTTCTTTTGGCCTACAAGATGAAGTACCCTGAGAACTTTTTCCTTCTTAGGGGAAACCATGAATGTGCTTCCATAAACCGTGTCTATGGCTTCTATGATGAATGTAAACGAAGATTCAATGTCAGGCTGTGGAAAATATTCGCAGATTGCTTCAACTGCATGCCTGTGGCAGCGATCATTGATGAAAAAATCTTCTGCATGCATGGAGGACTCTCTCCTGAACTGCACAATCTAAGTCAGATAAACTCTTTGCCACGTCCAACAGAAGTACCTGAGAGTGGTCTACTATGTGATCTCTTGTGGTCTGATCCTAGTAAAGATTCTGAGGGTTGGGGAGAGAATCAACGTGGAGTTTCATACACTTTTGGTGCTAGCTTAGTCACACAGTTTCTTGGAAAGCATGATCTTGACTTGATCTGTAGAGCACACCAG GTTGTTGAGGATGGATATGAGTTTTTTGCTAATAGACAACTTGTGACTATCTTCTCTGCTCCTAACTACTGCGGAGAGTTTGACAATGCTGGAGCTATGATGACTGTTGATGAGACACTTATGTGCTCTTTTCAGATACTAAGGCCAGTGGAAAACAGAAAGCCTAAGTTTGGTTTTGGGAGCAAAACTTCATTCAAG GCAATTCTTGATGCTACAAGAGTACGTCCTCATTGA
- the LOC106772455 gene encoding cryptochrome-1 — translation MGMNKTIVWFRRDLRIEDNPALAAAAREGSVFPVYIWCPRDEGQFYPGRVSRWWLRHSLAQLDNSLKSLGAELVLIKTDSTLEALLECANAIQATKVVFNHLYDPVSLVRDHNIKEKLVEHGIGVQSYNGDLLFEPWNIYDESGHAFTAFDPFWNKCLQMQMQALSSIPSCQLILAEGKVGKCSIEELGLEDESEKSSNALLGRAWFPGWNKTEKALREFFEQHLLHYSKNRLKIGGDSTSLLSPYIHFGELSVRKVFQLARAKQILWANEGNNAGEESVTLFLRAIGLREYSRYLCFNFPFTLEKPLLGNLTYFPWETDPDKFKAWRQGRTGYPLVDAGMRELWATGWIHNKIRVIVSSFAVKMLLIPWRWGMKYFWDTLLDADLESDILGWQYISGCLPDGHKLERLDDPAIHGAKFDPEGEYVRQWLPELARMPAEWIHHPWNAPLTVLRASGVELGQNYPKPIIDIDVAREQLTEAIFKMWENEAASKGSGSEGRHEVVDESENLAIPKVFLKDKAPPANSSSNDQKVPTLHQPQNDPPHRKRLKCSAEINHKQNSSQNLSKDTGVSIIDQEISSTAESSCRRQSSSTYSFSVPEQCSSSSNMRCSWQDQLDMETSSSKDGPLGG, via the exons ATGGGTATGAACAAGACTATTGTTTGGTTTAGGAGGGACCTTAGAATTGAGGACAATCCTGCATTAGCTGCTGCTGCTAGGGAAGGTTCTGTCTTCCCTGTCTATATTTGGTGCCCCAGAGATGAAGGGCAGTTTTATCCTGGTCGAGTGTCAAGGTGGTGGCTGAGACATTCTCTTGCTCAGTTGGATAATTCGTTGAAATCACTTGGAGCTGAACTTGTGCTGATCAAAACTGATAGTACTCTTGAGGCTCTGTTGGAATGTGCAAATGCAATTCAAGCAACAAAAGTAGTGTTTAACCATCTCTATG ATCCAGTTTCTCTTGTTCGTGATCACAACATCAAAGAAAAACTAGTGGAACATGGTATAGGTGTGCAAAGCTACAATGGAGATTTGTTGTTTGAGCCATGGAATATATATGACGAGAGTGGACATGCTTTTACGGCTTTTGATCCCTTTTGGAACAAATGTTTGCAGATGCAAATGCAAGCTTTGTCATCTATTCCTTCTTGTCAACTAATCCTAGCTGAAG GCAAAGTTGGGAAATGTTCAATAGAAGAACTGGGTCTTGAGGATGAATCAGAGAAATCCAGCAATGCATTGTTAGGAAGAGCATGGTTTCCAGGTTGGAACAAGACTGAGAAGGCTTTAAGAGAATTTTTTGAACAGCACCTACTTCACTACTCCAAAAACAGGTTAAAGATTGGTGGGGACTCCACTTCGCTATTGTCACCATATATTCATTTTGGAGAACTGAGTGTGAGGAAAGTTTTTCAGTTGGCACGTGCCAAGCAGATATTATGGGCAAATGAAGGAAACAATGCTGGTGAAGAGAGTGTAACTCTTTTTCTCAGGGCCATTGGACTTAGAGAGTACTCACGTTATCTTTGTTTCAATTTCCCATTCACATTAGAGAAGCCACTTCTTGGGAACTTGACATATTTTCCTTGGGAAACTGATCCTGATAAGTTTAAGGCTTGGAGACAAGGTAGAACTGGCTATCCTCTAGTTGATGCAGGAATGAGAGAACTTTGGGCAACAGGATGGATACACAACAAAATAAGAGTCATAGTTTCTAGCTTTGCAGTGAAAATGTTGCTCATACCATGGAGATGGGGAATGAAATACTTCTGGGACACACTTTTGGATGCAGACCTTGAAAGTGACATCTTGGGGTGGCAGTATATCTCAGGTTGCTTACCTGATGGCCACAAGCTTGAGCGTTTAGATGATCCTGCG ATTCACGGGGCTAAATTTGATCCAGAAGGAGAGTATGTACGTCAATGGCTGCCTGAGTTGGCAAGAATGCCAGCTGAGTGGATTCACCATCCTTGGAATGCACCCCTTACTGTGCTAAGAGCATCAGGAGTTGAGTTGGGACAAAACTATCCAAAACCAATCATTGACATAGATGTGGCAAGAGAACAGTTGACAGAAGCTATATTCAAGATGTGGGAAAATGAGGCAGCTTCAAAAGGGTCTGGTTCAGAAGGAAGACATGAAGTTGTTGATGAAAGTGAAAATTTGGCCATTCCAAAGGTTTTCTTGAAGGACAAGGCTCCACCGGCCAATTCTTCATCTAATGATCAGAAGGTGCCAACACTTCACCAACCCCAGAACGATCCTCCTCATAGAAAGAGATTAAAATGTTCTGCAGAGATCAATCATAAGCAGAACAGTTCACAAAATCTTAGCAAGGATACTGGAGTGTCAATCATTGATCAAGAGATTTCCTCCACAGCTGAATCTTCATGCAGGAGGCAGAGTTCAAGCACTTATTCATTCTCTGTCCCAGAACAGTGTTCCTCATCTTCCAATATGAGGTGCTCATGGCAAGATCAGCTGGACATGGAAACCAGTTCTAGCAAAGATG GACCTTTGGGAGGGTGA